The proteins below come from a single Prolixibacter sp. NT017 genomic window:
- a CDS encoding glycoside hydrolase family 15 protein, translated as MDNLNYGIVGNCKSAALISKDGSLDWLCLPKFDSSSVFGRLLDDEKGGHMAILPEKLNESKQFYLPRTNILCTRFECEDGIFEVHDFMPRYENQKEKYYSPPDIIRYFKHITGNPSFRIIYDPRLEYAEFETKTVVNEHYVKSNTTKGPYDSLYMYTSFDKQKLVAGEVLHLPEDQFTLVSYNQKLLKQDVKRAYLKLMRTQVYWLNWSERTTRFKEYNDEINRSALTLKLLSYEKTGAVLAALTTSLPETIGEERNWDYRFCWIRDASMVVRIMTGLGHLSLTQRYLDFIISLLPEKDERIQIMYGISGEKKLSEKILKHLKGYEGSCPVRIGNAAYKQKQNDIYGILVDVVYQQFKLFPASLEYSEELWTLVRNIVKMVERNWQKPDKGIWEFRNESRHFTFSKVLCWVAIDRAVKIGNLLKQEEVFTEWERLRDRIRDSILKNAWSEEKQSFTQAYGTEDLDASVLLMESYGFVEASDPRFKSTVLAVQRELEHNGLMYRYKNEDDFGEPQSAFTICSFWLINSLYKIGYKEEARERFQRLLSYSNHLGLFSEDLDFKTKRMLGNFPQAYSHLAMIESAITISEGELSLEEVIREAIK; from the coding sequence ATGGATAATTTGAATTATGGAATAGTAGGGAATTGCAAAAGCGCGGCATTGATATCCAAAGATGGCTCACTCGATTGGTTATGTCTGCCCAAATTTGATTCCTCGTCAGTCTTTGGACGCTTGCTGGATGATGAAAAGGGAGGACACATGGCCATCCTGCCTGAAAAGTTGAACGAATCGAAACAGTTCTACCTCCCGAGGACCAACATCCTTTGTACCCGCTTTGAATGTGAGGACGGTATTTTCGAGGTGCATGACTTTATGCCGCGATACGAGAATCAGAAGGAGAAATACTACTCACCGCCTGATATCATTCGTTATTTCAAGCACATTACCGGTAACCCCTCCTTCCGTATTATCTACGATCCGCGGCTCGAGTATGCTGAATTTGAAACGAAGACGGTTGTCAACGAGCACTACGTTAAATCCAATACCACCAAAGGCCCTTACGATTCACTCTATATGTACACTAGTTTCGACAAACAGAAGCTGGTCGCGGGTGAAGTGCTTCATCTTCCGGAAGATCAGTTCACCTTGGTTAGTTACAACCAGAAGTTGTTGAAACAGGATGTGAAAAGGGCGTACCTGAAGTTGATGCGTACACAGGTATACTGGTTGAACTGGTCGGAGCGGACGACGCGTTTTAAGGAATATAATGATGAGATTAACCGGAGCGCGCTTACGCTGAAGTTGCTGAGTTACGAGAAAACCGGAGCAGTACTGGCCGCTTTGACTACTTCGTTACCGGAGACAATCGGCGAAGAGCGTAACTGGGACTACCGTTTCTGTTGGATTCGTGATGCATCGATGGTGGTTCGCATCATGACAGGTTTGGGACACCTGAGCCTGACGCAGCGCTACCTCGATTTCATTATCAGTTTGCTGCCGGAGAAGGATGAACGCATCCAGATTATGTATGGTATTAGCGGCGAGAAGAAGCTTTCGGAAAAGATATTAAAGCACCTGAAAGGGTACGAAGGTTCCTGCCCTGTCCGGATCGGAAATGCAGCTTACAAGCAGAAGCAGAACGACATTTACGGTATTTTGGTCGATGTCGTCTATCAGCAGTTTAAACTCTTCCCGGCCAGTTTGGAGTACAGCGAAGAGTTGTGGACTCTGGTTCGCAATATTGTGAAGATGGTAGAGCGTAACTGGCAGAAGCCCGACAAGGGAATCTGGGAGTTCCGAAACGAAAGCCGGCATTTCACTTTTAGTAAAGTGCTTTGTTGGGTTGCTATCGATCGGGCCGTGAAGATTGGTAATCTGTTGAAACAGGAGGAAGTGTTCACTGAATGGGAGCGGTTACGTGACCGTATTCGCGATAGTATATTGAAAAATGCCTGGTCGGAAGAGAAGCAATCGTTTACGCAGGCTTATGGAACAGAAGATCTGGATGCCTCCGTTTTACTGATGGAGTCTTATGGTTTCGTAGAGGCATCTGATCCCCGTTTTAAAAGTACTGTGCTGGCTGTGCAGCGCGAATTAGAACACAATGGTTTGATGTATCGCTACAAGAATGAAGATGATTTCGGAGAGCCACAATCGGCATTTACCATTTGTTCGTTCTGGTTGATAAATAGCTTGTATAAAATTGGTTATAAAGAAGAGGCTCGGGAGCGGTTTCAACGGTTATTGTCTTATTCGAATCACCTAGGATTATTCAGCGAAGATTTGGACTTTAAAACCAAGCGTATGTTAGGGAATTTCCCGCAGGCATACTCTCATCTGGCCATGATTGAATCGGCCATTACCATTTCGGAAGGCGAATTAAGTCTGGAAGAAGTTATCAGGGAAGCCATAAAGTAG
- a CDS encoding Crp/Fnr family transcriptional regulator, whose amino-acid sequence MNTFECTCERCHLKTLFFKHITKNEIRSICTQKVEHNYEKGDVILREGDPIKNFLYLKNGLVKLSRTTGDDKEQIISFAKPFDFVSLLSVFSSDSYHYTVTSIEDSTTCELDLEQVKEIARENGVFTLDLMMRVSEATDRIILDNLEIKQKHLHGRVAYVLLFFADKVYERDDFELPISRKEIAEYIGMTTENVIRTLSEFKKDKIIRIFGKEIDIIDKERLESISLHG is encoded by the coding sequence ATGAACACCTTTGAATGCACCTGTGAACGATGCCATCTAAAGACACTGTTTTTCAAGCACATTACAAAGAATGAAATTCGTTCAATCTGCACTCAGAAAGTTGAGCACAACTACGAAAAAGGCGATGTGATTCTCCGGGAGGGAGATCCCATCAAAAACTTTCTTTACCTGAAAAATGGACTGGTCAAACTGTCAAGAACAACCGGCGATGACAAAGAACAGATCATCAGTTTTGCCAAGCCGTTTGATTTTGTCAGTTTATTAAGTGTTTTCTCTTCCGACAGTTACCATTACACCGTTACTTCCATTGAAGACTCGACTACCTGCGAGCTGGATTTGGAGCAGGTAAAAGAAATTGCCCGCGAAAATGGCGTTTTCACGCTCGATTTAATGATGCGTGTCAGTGAAGCAACTGACCGAATCATCCTGGACAACCTGGAAATTAAGCAAAAACACCTTCACGGAAGAGTTGCCTACGTCCTGCTGTTTTTCGCGGACAAGGTTTACGAACGTGACGATTTCGAACTCCCCATTTCCCGCAAGGAAATTGCTGAATACATTGGCATGACAACAGAAAATGTCATCCGCACGCTTTCCGAATTTAAAAAGGACAAGATTATTCGGATTTTCGGAAAGGAAATTGACATCATTGACAAAGAACGGCTGGAAAGCATCTCGCTCCACGGATAA
- a CDS encoding SDR family oxidoreductase, translated as MKQKVVVVTGGAQGIGRGIAEKFLKEGWKVVIWEVDGEAGREMKEQLNSTDFKYLLCNVSHEAAVRAAVQKTISLFGRIDVLVNNAAVAINKPISQLSLEEWQHVLDVNLNGPFLCSKYCAAELGKNKGAIINLCSTRAFQSEPNTEAYSASKGGVYALTHSLAMSLGPDVKVNSISPGWIDVSEVKKKSVANQEKLTKEDHLQHPAGRVGKVEDIANMAYFLAQPENSFITGQNFVVDGGMTRKMIYV; from the coding sequence ATGAAACAAAAGGTCGTTGTAGTTACCGGAGGTGCCCAGGGAATTGGTCGCGGAATTGCGGAGAAATTTCTGAAGGAAGGTTGGAAAGTTGTCATTTGGGAAGTGGATGGTGAAGCCGGGCGCGAAATGAAAGAGCAGCTGAATTCAACTGATTTCAAGTACCTGCTGTGTAATGTCTCTCATGAAGCGGCAGTTCGGGCAGCTGTTCAAAAAACCATTTCTTTATTCGGAAGAATCGATGTTTTGGTGAATAATGCTGCTGTTGCGATAAACAAACCCATTAGCCAGCTTTCGCTGGAAGAGTGGCAACATGTGCTCGATGTCAATTTGAACGGTCCTTTTCTCTGCTCGAAATATTGTGCTGCGGAGCTAGGAAAGAACAAAGGGGCCATCATCAATCTTTGCTCTACACGGGCATTTCAATCAGAACCTAATACAGAAGCTTATTCAGCATCGAAGGGCGGCGTTTATGCGTTAACACATTCACTGGCTATGAGTTTGGGACCGGATGTAAAAGTGAATAGTATTTCACCGGGCTGGATTGATGTTTCTGAAGTAAAAAAGAAGTCTGTTGCAAATCAGGAAAAATTGACAAAGGAAGACCACTTGCAACATCCGGCTGGAAGAGTAGGAAAGGTGGAAGACATTGCCAATATGGCTTATTTTCTGGCACAGCCTGAAAACAGTTTCATTACCGGTCAGAATTTTGTGGTAGACGGAGGGATGACCCGGAAAATGATTTACGTATAA
- a CDS encoding heparan-alpha-glucosaminide N-acetyltransferase domain-containing protein — protein MTKPTSPGRVAAIDILRALTMYFMIFVNDLWSLKGVPKWLEHASATEDYLGFSDIIFPLFLFIVGLSIPFAVANRRKKGDSSGKIVWHIFIRSVSLILLGFYMMNLEEIAGNQVIVGRFGWELLMGVGILLIWLDWRRTGLSQRVVYLMQGIGVAVFIFLAAIYHGGENGQSWMQVYWWGILGLIGWAYLLNALLYVASSGKLWVLIAGWLFFNLLNIADLAGWTSGWEFLRSVAGPLVTGSNPALTAGGLVAAVILRKLKSSGKEKSFYLWMAILAVVALAYGFGLRPEWGISKIQATPAWVGICSGMGFALFGMLYFFADKKGKTNWANIIRPAGTATLTAYLLPYFIYPIRSVFGLVLPIALRTGFIGILKSLIFALLVVLLTGWLEKYKIKLKL, from the coding sequence ATGACAAAACCAACTTCCCCTGGTCGGGTGGCTGCCATTGATATTTTGCGAGCTCTGACCATGTATTTTATGATTTTTGTAAACGATTTGTGGTCACTGAAAGGTGTTCCTAAATGGCTGGAACATGCCTCGGCTACCGAAGATTACCTGGGATTCTCCGATATCATCTTTCCTCTGTTTCTTTTTATTGTTGGACTAAGCATTCCCTTCGCGGTAGCTAACCGTCGGAAGAAAGGAGACTCAAGCGGGAAAATTGTCTGGCATATTTTCATCCGCTCAGTTTCCCTCATTTTGCTGGGATTTTATATGATGAATCTTGAAGAGATCGCCGGAAATCAGGTAATCGTGGGTCGATTTGGCTGGGAGTTGCTAATGGGAGTAGGCATTTTGCTGATTTGGCTCGATTGGCGGCGTACCGGTTTATCGCAGCGAGTTGTTTATTTGATGCAAGGAATCGGTGTCGCCGTCTTCATCTTCTTGGCTGCCATTTACCACGGAGGAGAAAATGGCCAGTCGTGGATGCAGGTTTACTGGTGGGGAATTTTAGGCCTGATTGGCTGGGCGTATCTATTAAATGCATTGCTTTATGTCGCTTCCAGCGGAAAGCTTTGGGTGCTCATCGCTGGTTGGTTGTTTTTCAATTTGCTGAATATTGCCGACCTCGCCGGATGGACCTCCGGTTGGGAATTCCTCAGAAGCGTCGCTGGTCCGTTGGTAACCGGTTCCAATCCAGCCTTGACGGCCGGAGGTTTAGTCGCTGCAGTTATCCTGCGAAAGCTGAAATCATCTGGAAAGGAGAAGTCGTTTTACCTGTGGATGGCCATATTGGCAGTTGTTGCATTGGCATATGGTTTTGGCTTACGGCCCGAGTGGGGAATTTCGAAAATTCAGGCAACACCGGCTTGGGTTGGTATTTGCTCGGGAATGGGATTCGCCTTATTCGGAATGTTGTATTTCTTCGCCGACAAAAAGGGAAAAACGAACTGGGCAAATATCATCCGTCCGGCCGGAACAGCAACTTTAACAGCCTACCTGTTACCTTATTTTATCTACCCGATACGAAGCGTTTTTGGACTGGTCCTGCCAATTGCTTTAAGGACCGGTTTCATCGGGATATTGAAATCGTTGATTTTTGCGCTATTGGTTGTGTTATTAACCGGATGGCTGGAAAAATATAAAATAAAACTGAAGCTATAA
- a CDS encoding bifunctional alpha,alpha-trehalose-phosphate synthase (UDP-forming)/trehalose-phosphatase, whose translation MSKIHIVSNRLPYSIKDTENGFSLKPSVGGLATGMKSIYKDYHGSWIGWPGVAKEEHSTKELEQIDNLLEKENCVPVHLSHEEINLYYEGFSNRTIWPLFHYFTQFADFNAETWEAYKAVNQKMADATISIIEDGDSVWVHDYQLLLVPEMIKSKKPNVTIGFFLHIPFPSFEVFRTLPWRKELVKGMLGADLVGFHVYDYERHFFSTVRRLFGYEISFNQIHVEDRIILADAFPMGIDYDKFHDAALATHQKPLQEKSRLHQELEKYFLTSPDRRLILSIDRLDYTKGIPNRLKAFARFLERYPEFRYKVTLVMLAVPSRGQVDHYQQLKKEVDELVGSINGLYGSINYTPVWYFYRSLPFENLIELYSSCDVALITPVRDGMNLVAKEYVASRTNKSGVIILSEMAGVAKEMGEAIIINPNDENDTAESIYQALTMPLDEQRERMSYLQDRIKRYDIFKWAKEFVKSLNIARDIQSDFLAKRINTKIQKQLVADYAKGQNRAIFLDYDGTLASFKKNPQDASPDDELHNLLKQLEQDEHNDVTLISGRDRATLEKWMDGHKVNLICEHGVWVKNFGGTWKTLTNISNSWMAMVRPILENFVDRTPGSFIEEKNYSLVWHYRKAEPEQGELRANELKDELTNLVSNHNLEIMEGNKVIEVKNGGINKGVAALNFLHGKDYDYVLAMGDDWTDEYMFRELPREAITIKVGLKHTNAAYNLESVSAVREFLGNLVKASDKENKN comes from the coding sequence ATGAGCAAAATTCATATTGTTTCAAACCGGCTACCTTACAGCATCAAAGATACGGAAAACGGTTTTTCTCTGAAACCGAGTGTTGGAGGACTGGCCACCGGGATGAAATCAATTTACAAAGACTACCATGGCTCATGGATTGGTTGGCCCGGAGTGGCTAAAGAAGAGCACTCAACAAAGGAACTTGAACAGATTGATAACTTACTGGAAAAAGAGAACTGTGTTCCGGTACATTTAAGCCACGAAGAGATCAATCTTTATTACGAGGGCTTTAGTAACCGAACCATTTGGCCCCTCTTTCACTACTTCACACAGTTTGCCGACTTCAATGCCGAAACCTGGGAAGCTTATAAAGCTGTCAACCAAAAAATGGCTGATGCCACCATTTCTATTATTGAGGACGGCGACTCGGTTTGGGTACACGACTATCAATTGCTGCTGGTACCCGAAATGATTAAATCGAAGAAGCCCAACGTGACAATTGGCTTTTTCCTACACATTCCTTTCCCTTCATTCGAGGTTTTCAGAACGCTTCCATGGCGTAAAGAGCTTGTCAAGGGAATGCTGGGAGCCGATTTGGTCGGTTTTCATGTGTATGACTATGAACGACACTTTTTCAGTACGGTACGCCGGCTGTTTGGTTACGAAATATCGTTCAACCAAATTCACGTCGAAGACCGGATTATCCTCGCCGATGCTTTTCCGATGGGAATCGATTACGACAAATTCCACGATGCAGCACTGGCTACTCATCAAAAACCGTTGCAGGAAAAATCGAGATTGCATCAGGAACTGGAAAAGTATTTTCTCACCTCGCCTGACCGTCGATTGATTCTTTCTATCGACCGCCTCGACTACACCAAGGGAATCCCCAACCGGTTGAAAGCGTTTGCGCGTTTCCTGGAACGATATCCCGAGTTTCGGTACAAAGTAACGCTGGTTATGCTGGCTGTACCTTCCCGCGGGCAGGTCGATCATTATCAGCAGCTGAAAAAAGAGGTGGACGAGTTGGTGGGTAGTATCAACGGACTTTACGGTAGTATCAACTATACACCGGTTTGGTATTTCTATCGCTCACTGCCATTCGAAAACCTTATCGAGTTGTACAGCTCCTGCGATGTGGCGCTGATTACGCCGGTTCGTGATGGTATGAACCTGGTGGCCAAGGAATATGTCGCCTCCCGGACCAATAAGAGCGGTGTGATTATTCTTAGTGAGATGGCCGGTGTAGCCAAAGAGATGGGAGAAGCCATCATCATTAATCCGAACGATGAGAACGACACAGCCGAGAGCATTTACCAGGCGTTGACCATGCCGCTGGACGAGCAGCGCGAACGAATGAGCTACCTGCAGGATCGCATCAAACGGTACGATATATTCAAGTGGGCTAAGGAATTTGTGAAATCGCTGAACATCGCCCGCGATATTCAATCCGACTTTCTTGCCAAGCGAATCAATACCAAAATCCAGAAACAGCTGGTTGCCGATTATGCGAAAGGCCAGAATAGAGCCATCTTTCTGGATTACGATGGGACGCTGGCTAGCTTTAAGAAAAATCCCCAGGATGCTTCGCCGGACGATGAGCTGCACAACCTGCTCAAGCAGTTGGAACAGGACGAACATAACGATGTTACACTTATTAGCGGTCGTGACCGTGCGACGCTGGAAAAATGGATGGATGGACACAAAGTCAATCTCATCTGTGAACATGGTGTCTGGGTGAAAAATTTCGGCGGTACATGGAAAACACTCACCAACATCAGCAATTCCTGGATGGCCATGGTGCGACCGATTTTGGAAAATTTTGTCGACAGAACGCCCGGCTCGTTCATCGAAGAGAAAAATTATTCCCTGGTATGGCATTACCGCAAAGCGGAACCTGAACAAGGCGAGTTACGTGCCAACGAGCTGAAAGATGAGTTGACCAACCTGGTTTCGAATCACAATCTCGAGATCATGGAAGGAAATAAAGTGATAGAAGTGAAAAACGGTGGTATCAACAAGGGTGTTGCCGCACTTAATTTCCTTCACGGAAAAGACTACGATTACGTATTGGCTATGGGAGACGACTGGACGGATGAATACATGTTCAGAGAACTTCCGCGTGAAGCCATTACCATCAAGGTTGGCCTGAAGCATACCAATGCCGCTTACAACCTCGAATCGGTCAGTGCCGTTAGAGAATTCTTAGGAAATCTCGTCAAAGCGTCGGACAAAGAAAACAAAAACTAA
- a CDS encoding pentapeptide repeat-containing protein, protein MKEAEHDNQVFDGIDYSQQTIGGEEYYDCTFRNCNLSEANLSNSDFNDCLFESCNLSLVKLTNTGLKTVSFKNCKLIGIDFNSCNPFLLNVKFSKCQLDYAGLYQMKLKDTTFEECSLVEANFSESDLSGASFQECNLTNAVFDLTDLTHADFRSAHHYTIDPERNKLNQARFSHFGLAGLLGKYNLLIE, encoded by the coding sequence ATGAAAGAAGCGGAGCATGACAATCAGGTGTTTGATGGCATCGACTACAGCCAGCAAACCATCGGCGGGGAAGAATATTACGATTGTACATTCAGAAACTGTAATCTTTCCGAAGCCAACCTCTCGAACAGCGATTTCAACGACTGCCTATTCGAAAGCTGCAACTTGAGTCTGGTTAAATTAACGAATACCGGACTAAAGACTGTTTCCTTCAAAAACTGCAAACTGATCGGAATTGATTTCAATTCCTGCAATCCATTCCTGCTCAATGTGAAATTTTCGAAGTGCCAGCTCGATTATGCCGGCCTTTATCAGATGAAGCTAAAAGACACAACATTTGAAGAATGCTCGCTGGTGGAAGCTAATTTTTCCGAAAGTGATTTGAGTGGCGCTTCCTTCCAAGAATGTAATTTGACCAATGCTGTTTTTGATTTAACCGATTTAACCCACGCCGATTTCCGGAGTGCTCATCATTATACCATCGATCCGGAACGGAATAAACTGAACCAGGCAAGATTTTCGCACTTCGGACTTGCTGGCTTACTTGGAAAGTACAACCTACTCATTGAATAG
- a CDS encoding family 20 glycosylhydrolase, whose product MKRITLFLLLAFLITPIFAQQEQINPEPPVRGFCIAAPKPADLDTFLEFINDVLEPAGVNTLVLRVDYNYQYKSHPELRDEDALSQKDVDRIVEACHNHEIAIIPQVNLLGHQSWASDLGNLLKVYPQFDETPDVKLPKEYKWPNKDSLYCKSYCPLHPGVHKVVFDVVDEIVAAFHAKAFHAGMDEVFYIGDPDCPRCAGKSKAKLFADEVKRIDDHLAKSGTELWIWGDRLIDGKTSGIGMWEGSFNNTWPAVDMIPKDVVICDWHYVKAVPTAPYFAQKGLRVVSCPWRKADVAIQQLDDMKNFRQQSPSPMNQKFLGVMHTVWTPAESFLRRWKENEKPKDGLSDIECFKALSNAWTGK is encoded by the coding sequence ATGAAAAGGATTACCCTGTTTCTTCTGCTTGCTTTTCTAATCACACCGATTTTCGCACAACAAGAACAAATTAATCCCGAACCACCGGTACGGGGTTTCTGCATTGCAGCACCCAAGCCGGCCGATTTGGATACCTTTTTGGAATTTATCAACGATGTATTGGAACCGGCAGGGGTGAATACGCTGGTTCTGCGAGTGGATTATAACTACCAGTATAAGAGCCATCCAGAATTACGGGATGAAGATGCGCTTTCGCAGAAAGATGTCGATCGAATAGTTGAGGCCTGTCATAATCATGAGATAGCCATTATTCCGCAGGTGAATTTGCTTGGCCATCAATCCTGGGCGTCCGATTTGGGAAACTTGTTGAAGGTTTATCCTCAATTCGATGAAACGCCTGATGTGAAGTTGCCAAAGGAATATAAGTGGCCGAACAAAGACAGTTTGTACTGCAAAAGTTATTGTCCGTTGCATCCCGGCGTACATAAGGTCGTTTTTGATGTAGTCGATGAAATTGTCGCTGCTTTTCACGCGAAAGCGTTTCATGCTGGCATGGACGAAGTTTTTTACATCGGTGATCCGGATTGTCCGCGCTGCGCAGGTAAATCGAAAGCCAAATTATTCGCTGATGAAGTGAAGCGTATTGATGACCATCTCGCGAAGAGCGGAACGGAACTGTGGATTTGGGGCGATCGCTTGATAGATGGTAAAACAAGTGGAATTGGTATGTGGGAAGGAAGCTTCAATAATACATGGCCGGCTGTCGATATGATTCCCAAAGATGTGGTTATTTGTGACTGGCATTACGTGAAAGCAGTGCCTACAGCTCCGTACTTTGCGCAGAAAGGATTACGGGTTGTGAGTTGCCCGTGGAGAAAAGCCGATGTGGCCATTCAGCAATTGGACGATATGAAGAATTTCCGTCAACAGTCACCTTCCCCTATGAATCAAAAATTTCTGGGTGTGATGCATACGGTCTGGACGCCAGCTGAAAGTTTTCTTCGTCGTTGGAAGGAAAATGAGAAACCGAAAGACGGTTTGAGTGACATCGAGTGCTTTAAAGCCTTGTCCAACGCATGGACGGGAAAATAA
- a CDS encoding peptidylprolyl isomerase, producing the protein MTKRAEIHTEKGVMKVNFYEEDAPNTVANFIKLSKEGFYDGLTFHRVIPDFVIQGGCPIGDGTGGPGYKIKCELDGNNQYHDRGVLSMAHAGRDTGGSQFFICHNRQNTQHLDRQHTCFGKVYEGLDVIDDIRPGDEIEKIVIIEG; encoded by the coding sequence ATGACAAAACGTGCTGAGATTCATACCGAGAAAGGGGTAATGAAAGTGAACTTTTACGAGGAAGATGCCCCGAATACTGTGGCCAATTTCATTAAGTTGTCGAAAGAAGGATTTTACGATGGATTGACATTTCATCGCGTAATTCCTGATTTCGTCATTCAGGGCGGCTGCCCGATTGGTGATGGTACCGGAGGTCCGGGTTACAAAATCAAATGCGAACTGGACGGAAATAACCAATATCACGATCGCGGCGTATTGTCGATGGCGCACGCCGGCCGCGACACCGGTGGCTCACAGTTCTTCATTTGCCACAACCGGCAAAACACGCAGCATCTCGACCGCCAGCACACTTGCTTTGGTAAAGTGTACGAAGGGCTGGATGTGATTGACGATATTCGCCCCGGCGATGAGATTGAAAAGATTGTCATTATTGAAGGCTGA
- a CDS encoding AMP-binding protein, protein MRKLNKLTIPEMLRSSFSEFKNKESLVYAGEEHRTYAELETEVRKAAGLLRQLGLKEGDKIGILSSNMPNWGIAFFAVSMIGAVAVPVLPDFSPAEIENIFKHSETRALFVSENLYNKVEEFEAIELSSVILMETFGVIPKGTAREQVLSVPSALSAENYLTDDVDVEEDDLASIIYTSGTTGKSKGVMLTHRNLVWNARQSYTIQPILTTDRFLSILPLSHTFENTLGLLLPIMYGASVHYLKKPPTARILLPALQEVKPTLMLSVPLIIEKIYKQQILPKFQKNGFIRTLYRIPVIRKKLNAIAGKKLMETFGGELVFFGIGGAKLDRQVEIFLREAKFPYAIGYGLTETSPLLAGTGASSTKLQGIGPVLEGVELKLENPDPKTGEGEILAKGPNVMKGYFKEPELTREVLSEDGWFRTGDLGVFDRNGYLYMKGRIKNMILGASGENIYPEEIESVINNFRNVVESLVVQRKGKLVALVHLNIEEMEEKYHLMRDQAEQYVNEKVDETLKELQAYVNSRVSKFAQVQMVLVQPTPFERTPTQKIKRFLYS, encoded by the coding sequence ATGAGAAAACTTAACAAACTAACTATTCCGGAGATGCTTCGGAGTAGTTTTTCCGAATTTAAAAATAAGGAATCGCTGGTGTATGCTGGTGAAGAACACCGTACCTACGCTGAGCTTGAGACCGAAGTCAGGAAAGCTGCCGGATTGCTAAGGCAGTTAGGCCTGAAGGAAGGGGATAAGATTGGGATATTGAGTAGTAATATGCCCAATTGGGGAATTGCATTCTTTGCTGTTTCGATGATCGGTGCCGTTGCTGTACCCGTATTACCAGACTTTTCGCCGGCTGAAATTGAAAATATTTTCAAGCATTCGGAAACGCGCGCTTTGTTCGTATCCGAAAATCTATACAATAAGGTCGAGGAGTTTGAAGCCATCGAGCTCTCCTCTGTTATCCTGATGGAAACATTTGGTGTTATTCCCAAAGGAACAGCCAGGGAGCAAGTACTTAGTGTACCATCGGCTTTGTCAGCTGAAAATTATCTGACCGACGATGTCGATGTTGAGGAAGACGATTTGGCATCAATTATTTATACATCGGGAACAACCGGAAAGTCGAAGGGTGTCATGCTAACACATCGCAATTTGGTTTGGAATGCTCGTCAGAGTTATACTATTCAGCCAATATTGACGACCGACCGGTTCCTGTCCATATTGCCTTTATCGCATACATTTGAGAATACACTTGGGCTGTTGTTACCCATCATGTACGGAGCCTCGGTGCACTATCTGAAAAAGCCGCCGACAGCAAGAATTTTACTCCCTGCTCTTCAGGAGGTAAAGCCAACATTAATGCTTTCGGTGCCGCTCATCATTGAGAAAATATACAAGCAACAGATATTGCCGAAATTTCAAAAGAATGGCTTCATTCGAACGTTGTATCGCATTCCGGTTATCCGGAAAAAATTGAATGCGATTGCCGGGAAGAAGCTGATGGAAACATTCGGTGGCGAACTGGTATTTTTCGGTATTGGAGGTGCAAAGCTCGACCGGCAGGTCGAAATCTTCCTGCGTGAAGCAAAGTTCCCGTACGCTATTGGCTATGGCTTAACCGAAACCTCTCCGTTGCTGGCCGGTACAGGCGCAAGCAGCACGAAATTGCAGGGAATTGGGCCAGTACTCGAAGGAGTCGAGTTAAAGCTGGAAAATCCGGATCCCAAAACCGGCGAAGGCGAAATTCTGGCGAAAGGCCCGAATGTGATGAAAGGTTATTTCAAAGAGCCGGAGCTGACCAGGGAAGTATTGAGTGAAGATGGTTGGTTTCGGACCGGAGATTTGGGTGTATTCGACAGGAATGGATACTTGTATATGAAAGGAAGAATTAAGAATATGATTCTGGGTGCTTCCGGGGAGAATATCTATCCGGAGGAGATTGAGTCAGTCATTAATAACTTCCGGAATGTGGTTGAGTCACTGGTTGTGCAACGGAAGGGAAAATTAGTAGCCTTGGTTCATCTGAACATTGAGGAGATGGAAGAAAAGTACCACCTGATGCGCGATCAGGCCGAGCAGTATGTCAACGAGAAAGTGGACGAAACATTGAAAGAACTGCAGGCATATGTGAATTCCCGCGTAAGCAAATTTGCGCAGGTTCAAATGGTATTGGTTCAGCCAACTCCTTTCGAACGTACGCCAACGCAAAAAATTAAGCGCTTTCTTTATTCCTGA